In Flavobacterium sp., a single window of DNA contains:
- a CDS encoding Ig-like domain-containing protein: MIFKHALTEKTKFLLIAITSLVYLCSCSSNSSESDIIPDYSKPTAQDDVLVVDENSSTGTSNQVNVSLNDNIGQDGGKGDDYSLLSTASNGTVIEVKDGIFEYVPKINFYGSDSFSYTLTDKNGDKATAKVNITINTLIKGLTAEDFKNIDPNYPSFVSITNTTPSDMKWVKQEDMSDEFTAWDATKWYKSTWNYGIPVFMSTSNSNSGVTDGNLWIKATLNESNPDGRWFQTARIHSRTKISYPMYTEARIKSAHISAYNTYWLNNGDSYNRNEIDIIENNSKPSCGCQPNFPTQMNSQYFHADSGKTPGEIRNYGNFNQSGLLDVNPLKDVKWNEDYHTFGVWWKDSKNIQFYLDGEPAGSVVVGVDKSGKTYTDREFTRDLEIIFDLWTADETWLGGLASKSDLNDNSINTMKVDWVRTWKLEKD, from the coding sequence ATGATTTTTAAACACGCCCTTACAGAAAAAACAAAATTTTTACTTATAGCTATAACATCTCTAGTGTATCTATGTAGTTGTAGCAGCAATAGTTCTGAGTCAGACATTATTCCTGATTACTCCAAACCTACAGCTCAAGACGATGTCCTTGTTGTTGATGAAAACAGCAGCACTGGAACTTCCAATCAGGTAAATGTTTCTTTAAATGATAATATCGGTCAAGATGGAGGTAAAGGAGATGATTATAGCCTATTATCTACTGCTAGCAACGGTACTGTAATAGAAGTTAAAGACGGTATTTTTGAATATGTTCCAAAAATAAATTTTTACGGATCCGATAGTTTTTCGTATACCTTAACAGATAAAAATGGAGACAAAGCAACTGCAAAAGTAAACATAACGATTAATACCCTAATTAAAGGCCTCACTGCAGAAGATTTCAAAAACATAGATCCAAATTATCCTTCATTTGTTTCAATTACAAATACAACTCCATCTGACATGAAATGGGTGAAGCAGGAAGACATGTCTGATGAATTTACAGCTTGGGATGCTACAAAATGGTATAAATCTACATGGAATTACGGTATACCCGTTTTCATGTCAACATCAAATAGCAACTCTGGTGTTACTGATGGTAATTTATGGATAAAAGCAACTTTAAACGAGAGTAATCCTGATGGAAGATGGTTTCAAACTGCTAGAATACATTCAAGAACTAAAATTAGCTATCCAATGTATACTGAAGCAAGAATAAAATCGGCTCATATTTCTGCATATAATACCTATTGGTTAAACAATGGAGACTCTTATAATAGGAATGAAATCGACATTATTGAGAATAATTCAAAACCATCATGCGGTTGTCAACCCAATTTTCCCACCCAAATGAATTCACAATATTTTCATGCTGATTCGGGAAAAACGCCAGGAGAAATTAGAAATTATGGAAACTTCAATCAAAGTGGTTTACTAGACGTAAATCCGTTGAAAGATGTAAAATGGAATGAAGATTACCATACGTTTGGAGTATGGTGGAAAGATTCCAAAAATATTCAGTTCTATTTAGATGGTGAGCCTGCTGGTAGCGTGGTGGTAGGTGTAGACAAATCTGGAAAAACCTATACCGATCGCGAGTTTACTAGAGATTTAGAAATCATTTTTGATTTATGGACGGCTGATGAAACGTGGTTAGGCGGATTAGCTTCAAAATCAGATCTGAATGATAATAGTATCAATACCATGAAAGTGGATTGGGTTAGAACTTGGAAACTTGAAAAAGACTGA